AAAAATGAGTGTTCAAATTTGTTTCTTGTGTATATAATTTAAATTTTATTTTATATCTATAACGTGTCCTTAGCTTAATAGGATAGAGCAACGGCCTTCTAAGCCGTAGGTTACAGGTTCAAATCCTGTAGGACACGCAATATAAAATGTGTTGTATATATATACATAAACGATATATGTCCAAATGAATTAACAAATAATTTTTAAAAGTTATTTATTTTAGTTTAATTAAATATCCTATTTATTTAATAATTAATTATTTAAAAAAACAGTAAATATAGAATGCAATAAAATTAACTGTTGTGTCAACAGGTTAGTTATATATTTTAGGATTTAATTTAGGTATATATCGTTTATATATTTATAGAATATTAAATATTTTGGTGTTAGCATATAATAATTTATTTTTTTAAACGTTGTATCTTTTACTAATAATTCAATATGTTATTGTTATGTAAATTACATGTATATTATTTGACATAATTTTATTTTAAATATATTACATCAAAGTAGTTAGTTATATGCTATTTTTTATGTGTTGTTTTTGATAATATGCATAATTCTCTATTATAAGATAGATCGATATATTGTTAATTGTTATGTGATATTTTTATTTAGTTGTATTGTTATTATTATGTTTTTTTACTTATTATGATTATTTAATGTTTAGTATGTTAAAATTATAAATTATAATATCAAAGGTAATAGATATTCATAGATATGTTTATGGGGTTTTTTTTTGCAGTTCTTGCTGGTTTTTTGTGGGGTCTAATCTTTATTGGTCCTTTATTATTACCAGAATATCCTAGTGCATTACAATCAGCTGGTAGGTATACTGCATTTGGTTTAATTTCGTTACTTTTGTCGTGGTATGATCGTAATAGATTGCGAAAATTATTATTTGAAGATTGGATAGAAGCTGCAAAACTTGTTTTTGTTGGTAATTTTATATATTATACTTGTTTGACTAATGCTATTCAACAAGCAGGTGCTCCTGTCTCTACAATGATTGTTGGTACATTACCGATAGTGATAACTATAACGTATAATATTATATATACAAAAAATGAAGAAAAAGTACCTTTAAGTAATTTTTTGTTGGCACTAATATTAGTTTTATTAGGTTTAATATTAATTAATGTTTCTGAATTTTTGTTTGAGTTAAAAATTTTTAATATTTGGTCTTATATAAGAGGTATTTTTTCAGCAATTGTTGCTGTAATATGTTGGACGTGGTATGCATTACGAAATGCTATTTGGCTTAGAACACATCCATATAATAAACCGACAACTTGGGCGACAGCGCAAGGAGTTGTTACTTTGCCTTTATCAATTGTTGCTTATTTTGTTATCTGTTGTGTGTTATATTTTATTGGTATTGATTTTGAATTGCCTTTAGGACCACGTCCTAAAGTTTTTGTGCCATTAATGGTAATGATAGGGTTGCTTTGCTCTTGGTTAGGTACTTTTTGTTGGAATGAGGCAAGTCAAAGATTACCAACGGTAATAGTGGGTCCATTAATTGTATTTGAAACTTTAGCAGCTTTATTATATATTTTTCTTCATAGACAAATATGGCCTTCAATGTTAACTATTTGTGGAGTGCTATGTTTAATGGTTGGCATTATACATGTAGTAAATATAAAAAAAGTTTGAGATCAAAATAAACTATTATTGAATAATAGTTTATTACGTAGTACTTTAAAAATGTGTCAGTTATTACATATTAAATATATTAAAAATGTAAGGTATTAATTTTGTTTACAAAATATTTCAAATTGATTATGTGTTATATTGTTCAAATTTTTATTAAACTACATGAATGTTTATGTTAAAATATAATACAAGTATTATATAAGTTTTATTATATTTCTATTTTGGACAGTTATTAATTTGATATTATAAAACTTAATATTATTGTATGAACTATAATACATAATAAATTTATTTGTTTAATAAAAATTTTGAAATTGTAATTTACTATAATAATTTGTTTAAATTTTTTATATATTTGTAGATAACATGTTTCGATGTGTATGTATTGACATTATAATACCAAAGCTTGCCATTAATACTACTAATGATGATCCACCATAACTAACCAAAGGTAATGGAATGCCTACAATGGGTAAAATACCGGTTACCATACTAATGTTTATAAATACATAAACAAAAAGAATAAGAATAAAACTACCAGTGATTACGCGTCCAAAGGTATTTTGAGCTTGAGTGGCAATAAATAATCCTCTTATAATAATTTTCAAATAGATTAATAATAGTATCAGTACGCCTATTAAACCTAATTCTTCTCCTATAACAGAAAAGATAAAATCAGTATGCCCTTCAGGTAAAAAAGCTAATTGTGATTGCGTACCATGCAACCACCCTTTACCAGTTAATCCACCTGAACCTATAGCGATTTTTGATTGAATGATATTATATCCTAATCCTAGCGGATCTATTTCTGGGTTAAATAAAATTTTTATTCTATATTTTTGGTATTCATGCATAACAAATAACCATAACATCGGAATAAACAATATTATTATTAACAATATTGTTAAAATCATTTTCCAATGCATGCCAGATAAAAATAGAACGAATAGTCCAGAAGTAGCAATGATAATAGCAGTACCTAAATCTGGTTCTATTGCCACAAATATAGTAGGGATACCAATCAATATAATTGCAATAATTATATTTTTACAAGATGGCGGATAATAATTTCTATTAATATGACGAGCTATTATTAATGGAACCGCTATTTTAGCAATTTCTGAAGGTTGAAAACGGATTAATCCAATATTTAACCAACGTTGAGCTCCTTTACTTACTTCGCCACAGAGATTGACAGAAAACAATAATAAAATACATATAATGTATAAATAAGGTGACCAAGATTCATACATTCTTGGTGGTATTTGTGCCAATCCTAACATTATTAATGAACCAAAAATAATTTGAATGATTTTATGTTTCATCATGTCAAAATTTTGTCCACTCGCGCTCCATAAGATAAAGCTACTATAAACTAATAATAAAAATATTAAAAATAATAAAATTACATCTAAATGCAATTTATTATGTATTTTTTTGCATACGTCATAATTCATGATTTGAGTTAATTATTTTAAAATTTAAATTAATTATTATTTTTGCAATAAATATTCTTTTGAATCTTTATTCAATAACATATAGTCAAAAATTGATCTAGTTATTTCTCCTGCTGTTAAACCACCATTACCTCCATGTTCCAAAATTATCACTAGTGCTATTTTAGGATTGTCATATGGAGCGAAGGCAGTCATAAGTTTATGATCTCGAAGATGTTGAGCAATTTTAAGTGGATTGTATTGTTCGTGAATTTTTAAATTGTAAAGCTGTGCAGTACCAGATTTTGCTGCGGCTTTATATGTAGAAGTTACAAAATTTCGATATACTGTTCCATTAACATGGTGAGCCGCACCAAACATTCCATTTTTAACTATTTTCCAATAATCAGCATTGGGATCTCCTATCTGTTTTGTTTCAATTTGTTGGTAGTGTATAGGATTTTCTCCTAGAGAATTGTTGAATAAATGGGGAGTTTTTACTGCGCCGTTATTAATCAAAGTAATTAATGCTTTTGACATTTGTATTGGTGTTGCAGTCCAATATCCTTGACCTATTCCTACTGATATGGTATCTCCTTGATACCATGGTTGTTTGAATTTTTTCATTTTCCATATGCGAGTAGGCATAATTCCTGTGATTTCCTCGGAGATATCAATACCACTATGTTGTCCATATCCGAATTGTGACATCCATTCTGATAATTTATCGATTCCCATATTATAAGCTATTTGATAAAAAAAAGTATCCGCTGATTCTTCTAGTGCATTAGTTACATTTAATTGTCCATGTCCTGTTTTTTTCCAATCTTTATAATATTTTTTAGAACCAGGTAATTGCCACCATCCTGGATCGAAAAAAGAAAAATTTTTGTTAATAGCTCCTAGTGTTAAAGCAGACAATAAAATATAAGGTTTGACTGTAGATGCCGGAGGATATAATCCTTGTATAGATCGATTTATTAATGGGTAATTTTTATTTTTTAATAAGTTATTATAATGTGTATTGGATATACCATGTACGAATAAATTCGGGTCATAACTGGGATTTGAAATTAATGCTCGTATGCTTCCATCGCGCGGATCTAACACGATAACACATGCTTTGTTATTTATTAAAAGTTTTTCAATATATTGTTGAAGATTAAGATCTAAAGTTAAGATTAAATCTGTTCCTGGTTGTGGCGGTTTTTCGTATAATTCACGAATAATTTGTCCATGATTATTTACCTCTACTTTTTTGTAACCTGTTTTACCATGTAAAATTTTTTCATAATAGTGTTCTATGCCTAATTTACCTATGTTTTTTGTTGCAATATAATTTTTTAAAATACCTTCTTTATTTAATTTTTTTTTATCTTGATGGTTAATTTTAGATACGTAACCTAAAACATGAGTTAATGTAGATCCGTAAGGATAATAGCGATGTTGATAACATTTTATTTCTACACCAGTAAAGCGATATTTATTAACTGCAAATTTAGCCAGTTGTATTTCTGTAAGCTTAGATTTTAAAATTAATACAGTAGAATTAGATAGTTTCTTGCATTGTTTATTAAAATTTGTAATATCTTCTTCAGTAAGATCAATAATGTATTTTAGATCGTTAATAGTTTTTTGTAAATTATGTACTTTTTCAGGAGTTATTTCTAATTGGTAAGATATTTTATTAAGCGCCAACATGGTGCCATTACGGTCATAGATTAATCCTCTGCTTGGTGCAATAGGTATTTTTTTAATATAATTATTATGAGCTTTATTGTTATAATCGTTGAAATTAATAATTTGTAGATAGTATAAATTGATAATTAAAATACTACTTAATAATGTAATAATAGCACTTGCTATGAATATTCGTTTTGTAAATAGTAGTGACTCATAGGAATCATTACGAAAAAAATGGAAATATTGTATTTTCATTTAATTAATAAAGATTGTATTTATTTTGTAGTGAGTATCATGTATAGTTATTAAGTAAGGAGTTCTAGTTGTACAAATATACATATTATTTTTTTAGTATATTTAAGTTAGCCCCATAATTTTTCTAATTCATATAATTTTCTGGATCTTTTTTGCATTATGTGTAAGATGATATCTCCCATATCAATAATAACCCATTCAGCTGTATTTTTTCCTGAAATGCAATAGTTTTTTTTTAAACCTATTGCCTGCGATTTTTGTGTTATATATTCCGTAATAGAAATGACATGTCTGTCAGATTTTCCAGTGCATATTATCATATAGTCAGTAATATTCGATTTATGACTTACGTTTAGGAAAACAATGTTTTCTCCTTTTAAATTATTAATTATATTTATAATTAGGTCTTTGAGAAGAACAGTGTTGTGTAATAACTTATTTTTATTGTTTTTATATGTCATGTAATTATATTGAGAAAATTAAAAAATTTATTTTAGTATTATATTTGATTATGTATGTATTGATGGTGTAATGATTATTAAGTAATAATTTAATTATAAGTATAGTATTAGTGTTTTTTAATAAAATTAGATAAAATACACTATGTATATTTTATTTTACGTACTCAAGCGTTTTAATATTTTTCATGATACATTAAATTTTAAGATAGTTGATGTAATAAATATAGATAATTAATTAAAAAAGTTATTGTGTATTTTTTTTGTAAGTCTATGTTTTATTAATATTGAATAAGTTGTTTTAAACACTATAATTTTATTTTAGTTTTGGATCTTGTTAATGTTTATATCTATTAAATTTTAAATTTTGAATGATATATGTATTATTTTATTAATTAAAAGTATTGTGTATTTTAATTTGATATGTATTTTATTAAACAAATAATTAATGCAATAAAGTTTTATAGTATGGAAGTAAAACTTTGTAATATGTTATAATGTTTATATTAAACCTTATTAATCATTTAAGTTTGATATTATTATTGACATAACAACAAAGTTAAAACTTCAAATGTACTCCAAGTATTATAAATGTTGTTTTGTTTAATTTCTAATTCTAATTGGAACATAATTTTTATAGATATACTTAATTGATTAAAATTTAATCGTTTTAAAGCTTTTATTAATAATAACTGATGTTTATTTGATTTTATTTTGTATTTATCTGATAACAAGTTTTGTGTGATGTTTTGTTGTGTCTGTTGTTTATATGTGAG
The DNA window shown above is from Blochmannia endosymbiont of Camponotus (Colobopsis) obliquus and carries:
- a CDS encoding DMT family transporter codes for the protein MFMGFFFAVLAGFLWGLIFIGPLLLPEYPSALQSAGRYTAFGLISLLLSWYDRNRLRKLLFEDWIEAAKLVFVGNFIYYTCLTNAIQQAGAPVSTMIVGTLPIVITITYNIIYTKNEEKVPLSNFLLALILVLLGLILINVSEFLFELKIFNIWSYIRGIFSAIVAVICWTWYALRNAIWLRTHPYNKPTTWATAQGVVTLPLSIVAYFVICCVLYFIGIDFELPLGPRPKVFVPLMVMIGLLCSWLGTFCWNEASQRLPTVIVGPLIVFETLAALLYIFLHRQIWPSMLTICGVLCLMVGIIHVVNIKKV
- the rodA gene encoding rod shape-determining protein RodA, whose protein sequence is MNYDVCKKIHNKLHLDVILLFLIFLLLVYSSFILWSASGQNFDMMKHKIIQIIFGSLIMLGLAQIPPRMYESWSPYLYIICILLLFSVNLCGEVSKGAQRWLNIGLIRFQPSEIAKIAVPLIIARHINRNYYPPSCKNIIIAIILIGIPTIFVAIEPDLGTAIIIATSGLFVLFLSGMHWKMILTILLIIILFIPMLWLFVMHEYQKYRIKILFNPEIDPLGLGYNIIQSKIAIGSGGLTGKGWLHGTQSQLAFLPEGHTDFIFSVIGEELGLIGVLILLLIYLKIIIRGLFIATQAQNTFGRVITGSFILILFVYVFINISMVTGILPIVGIPLPLVSYGGSSLVVLMASFGIIMSIHTHRNMLSTNI
- the mrdA gene encoding peptidoglycan DD-transpeptidase MrdA; translated protein: MKIQYFHFFRNDSYESLLFTKRIFIASAIITLLSSILIINLYYLQIINFNDYNNKAHNNYIKKIPIAPSRGLIYDRNGTMLALNKISYQLEITPEKVHNLQKTINDLKYIIDLTEEDITNFNKQCKKLSNSTVLILKSKLTEIQLAKFAVNKYRFTGVEIKCYQHRYYPYGSTLTHVLGYVSKINHQDKKKLNKEGILKNYIATKNIGKLGIEHYYEKILHGKTGYKKVEVNNHGQIIRELYEKPPQPGTDLILTLDLNLQQYIEKLLINNKACVIVLDPRDGSIRALISNPSYDPNLFVHGISNTHYNNLLKNKNYPLINRSIQGLYPPASTVKPYILLSALTLGAINKNFSFFDPGWWQLPGSKKYYKDWKKTGHGQLNVTNALEESADTFFYQIAYNMGIDKLSEWMSQFGYGQHSGIDISEEITGIMPTRIWKMKKFKQPWYQGDTISVGIGQGYWTATPIQMSKALITLINNGAVKTPHLFNNSLGENPIHYQQIETKQIGDPNADYWKIVKNGMFGAAHHVNGTVYRNFVTSTYKAAAKSGTAQLYNLKIHEQYNPLKIAQHLRDHKLMTAFAPYDNPKIALVIILEHGGNGGLTAGEITRSIFDYMLLNKDSKEYLLQK
- the rsfS gene encoding ribosome silencing factor → MTYKNNKNKLLHNTVLLKDLIINIINNLKGENIVFLNVSHKSNITDYMIICTGKSDRHVISITEYITQKSQAIGLKKNYCISGKNTAEWVIIDMGDIILHIMQKRSRKLYELEKLWG